From a region of the Pseudanabaena sp. ABRG5-3 genome:
- a CDS encoding T3SS (YopN, CesT) and YbjN peptide-binding chaperone 1 codes for MKFETPVQKACYEKIQPWLKDLYDNVYSPPYDMPVFVLPLGSATATVEVLPWGSSEAIISTWSYVVTGAEITQDLMRFLLKKNSELQFGVFSIDDDGDIRFHTTLVGSTCDRQELQTLVSSVLETADQYDDAIVATWGGERSLDRSL; via the coding sequence ATGAAATTTGAGACACCCGTACAAAAAGCTTGCTATGAAAAGATTCAGCCTTGGTTAAAGGACTTGTACGACAATGTTTATTCACCTCCATACGATATGCCTGTATTCGTTTTGCCACTGGGTTCCGCAACAGCGACCGTTGAGGTTTTACCTTGGGGGAGTTCTGAAGCAATTATTTCCACTTGGTCATATGTAGTTACGGGGGCGGAGATTACACAGGACTTAATGCGCTTTTTACTTAAAAAAAATTCGGAACTTCAGTTTGGGGTATTTAGTATTGATGATGACGGGGATATTCGCTTTCACACAACTTTAGTTGGCTCGACCTGCGATCGCCAAGAATTGCAAACTCTAGTATCTTCAGTCCTAGAAACTGCCGATCAATATGATGATGCGATCGTCGCAACTTGGGGTGGTGAGCGCTCCTTAGATCGCAGCCTTTAA
- a CDS encoding CmpA/NrtA family ABC transporter substrate-binding protein, with the protein MNPLSRRKFIATFGIAASTVLLSNCTPKPLANDLLQPTPHNNISNNPEIQSVRLGIIPSFEVAPLLVAKHKKLFAKYGMTDVEFVPFQSWAEISDHTEIGTELGTNSDGIDGGHFYSPLPEMMNEGINPNKRKTAMYMLMRLHTHGGYIVVSKRLKPFGIQIQRAPFSPWQDVAKLFGSPMNCAIAEIGTNYDLWLRYWLSAMNIVPKLNIDVLAIPFVEMSNQVKRNRADLLCLDSWHMLKLLEANLTYPAIATGEIWRNHPGECLAMRADWVDKYPIATQALLQGIMEAQIWCDNPANERELNTLIALSFSNGANLITEPLKMFSQLFKNSPQQTKEILRINNSKNSPNPLAIKYWSNDGVSVSYPYKSHDLWFLNEYRRWQLLPDNFEIKETIDAVNREDLWKNAAKAIGVPDTNIPISTSRGVEVFFDGSSFDPNSSR; encoded by the coding sequence ATGAATCCACTTTCCAGACGTAAATTTATTGCCACCTTTGGAATCGCCGCAAGTACAGTCTTGCTGAGTAACTGTACGCCTAAACCCTTGGCAAATGATTTATTACAGCCGACTCCACACAACAATATTTCCAATAATCCTGAAATTCAATCGGTACGTCTAGGCATAATTCCTTCGTTTGAAGTTGCACCTTTGCTAGTGGCAAAACATAAGAAGCTATTTGCCAAGTATGGTATGACCGATGTGGAATTTGTTCCCTTTCAGTCATGGGCAGAAATTAGCGATCACACCGAAATTGGGACAGAACTAGGAACAAATAGCGATGGGATTGATGGTGGACATTTCTATAGTCCTTTGCCTGAGATGATGAATGAGGGAATTAATCCTAACAAGCGCAAAACTGCCATGTATATGCTGATGCGCCTGCATACCCATGGCGGATATATCGTTGTTTCTAAAAGACTCAAACCCTTTGGCATTCAAATACAACGCGCTCCATTTTCGCCTTGGCAAGATGTAGCGAAGTTATTTGGCAGTCCGATGAATTGCGCGATCGCTGAAATCGGGACTAATTACGATCTCTGGTTACGTTATTGGCTCTCAGCCATGAACATTGTTCCGAAACTCAATATTGATGTGCTTGCCATTCCCTTTGTCGAGATGAGTAATCAGGTTAAGCGCAATAGAGCGGATTTGCTTTGCCTCGATAGCTGGCATATGTTGAAACTCCTAGAAGCAAATTTGACCTATCCTGCGATCGCTACTGGTGAGATTTGGCGCAATCATCCGGGGGAATGCTTGGCAATGCGTGCCGATTGGGTGGATAAATATCCCATTGCCACGCAAGCCTTGCTTCAAGGAATTATGGAAGCTCAGATCTGGTGTGATAATCCTGCAAATGAGAGAGAACTAAATACATTAATAGCATTAAGCTTTAGTAATGGAGCTAATCTCATTACGGAACCTCTGAAAATGTTCTCTCAGCTTTTTAAAAATAGCCCACAGCAGACGAAGGAAATACTAAGAATAAATAACTCCAAGAACTCTCCTAATCCACTAGCTATTAAGTATTGGTCAAATGATGGTGTCTCCGTTTCTTATCCCTATAAGAGTCATGATCTATGGTTCTTAAACGAATATAGAAGGTGGCAATTATTACCCGATAATTTTGAGATCAAAGAAACTATTGATGCGGTTAATCGTGAGGATTTATGGAAAAATGCGGCGAAAGCGATCGGCGTTCCTGACACGAATATTCCCATATCCACTTCAAGGGGAGTAGAAGTCTTTTTTGATGGCTCAAGTTTTGACCCGAATAGTTCTCGATAA
- the wecB gene encoding non-hydrolyzing UDP-N-acetylglucosamine 2-epimerase, with amino-acid sequence MLPTQFHVCVTLGTRPEAIKLAPVIHLFRNNPQFQTSVVLTGQHREMVEQVMQLFDLKADYDLGIMRPKQTLTEITCNSLIGLENLYKEIQPNIVLVQGDTTTAFAAALAAFYQQIPIGHVEAGLRTDNLFNPFPEEANRRLVSQIAQLHFAPTTASVTNLQTSGVKEGIHHTGNTVIDALLYVSGRSPKCEIKGLDWSSHRVILATVHRRENWGQPLEKIIQAWLQILTEFPDVALVLPMHMNPVVREPLIAKLGNHPRIFLVEPLDYEQLVGAMQRCYLIMSDSGGLQEEAPSLGKPVLVLRTTTERPEAVDAGTSKLVGTETDDIVAAASTLLGDRTAYEQMANIANPFGDGKSSQRILDIVHEFLA; translated from the coding sequence ATTTTGCCAACTCAATTTCATGTCTGCGTCACTTTGGGCACTCGTCCAGAAGCAATTAAGCTTGCACCTGTCATCCATTTATTTAGAAATAACCCTCAATTCCAGACTTCAGTTGTGTTAACTGGGCAGCATCGGGAAATGGTGGAACAGGTAATGCAATTGTTTGACCTCAAGGCAGACTATGATTTGGGAATCATGCGCCCGAAGCAAACCCTCACTGAGATTACTTGCAATAGCTTAATTGGCTTAGAGAATTTATATAAAGAGATTCAGCCCAATATTGTCTTAGTCCAAGGTGATACGACCACTGCTTTTGCGGCGGCATTGGCGGCTTTTTATCAACAAATCCCCATTGGGCATGTGGAAGCGGGACTCCGCACCGATAATCTCTTTAATCCATTTCCTGAAGAAGCCAATCGTCGCCTAGTTTCTCAGATAGCTCAACTGCATTTTGCACCTACGACGGCTTCTGTGACAAATCTCCAAACGTCAGGAGTCAAAGAAGGAATTCATCATACGGGCAATACAGTTATTGATGCGTTGCTGTACGTTTCAGGGCGATCGCCAAAGTGTGAGATCAAAGGGCTAGACTGGTCATCCCATCGGGTGATTCTCGCTACTGTCCATCGTCGCGAAAATTGGGGGCAGCCCTTAGAGAAAATCATTCAAGCATGGTTACAGATTTTGACAGAATTTCCTGATGTGGCTTTAGTTCTACCTATGCATATGAATCCTGTGGTACGGGAGCCGTTAATCGCCAAGCTAGGCAATCATCCCCGCATTTTCTTAGTGGAGCCATTGGATTATGAGCAATTGGTCGGGGCAATGCAACGATGCTACTTGATCATGAGTGATTCAGGCGGCTTGCAAGAGGAGGCTCCTAGCCTTGGCAAACCTGTTTTGGTCTTGCGGACTACGACTGAGCGACCAGAGGCAGTTGATGCAGGGACAAGTAAGCTGGTAGGTACGGAAACCGATGATATCGTGGCAGCAGCTTCTACCTTACTAGGCGATCGCACTGCCTATGAACAGATGGCAAATATTGCTAATCCCTTTGGCGATGGCAAATCGAGTCAGCGTATCCTAGATATAGTTCATGAGTTTTTAGCTTAA
- a CDS encoding protochlorophyllide reductase, which yields MSYPQLPTVIITGASSGVGLWSAKALADKGWFIVMACRNVDKTHKAAESVGISKDKYEVIQVDLGSLVSVREFVAKFRATGRSLEAIVVNAAIYTPLLKEPQRSPEGFELTMTTNHLSHFLLVNLLLEDMKKSTYSDRRVVILGTVTHNPDELGGKIPPQPDLGNLEGFEKGFKPPISMANGKKFEPVRAYKESKVCNILTMRELHRRFHDSTGITFTSLYPGCVADTPLFRNHYPLFQKLFPLFQKNITKGYVTQELSGERVAAVVTDPEYRQSGAYWSWGNRQKQDGKSFVQTVSPQARDDARAEKMWDLSAKLVRLV from the coding sequence ATGTCATATCCACAGCTACCTACAGTCATTATTACAGGCGCATCTTCAGGCGTGGGACTTTGGTCAGCCAAGGCTCTTGCCGATAAAGGTTGGTTCATCGTCATGGCTTGCCGCAATGTTGATAAAACCCACAAAGCGGCGGAATCCGTAGGCATTTCCAAAGATAAATACGAAGTCATTCAAGTTGATCTTGGCTCCTTGGTAAGTGTACGTGAGTTTGTGGCTAAATTCCGTGCTACGGGCAGATCTCTTGAAGCGATCGTGGTTAATGCCGCTATTTATACTCCCCTACTCAAAGAACCCCAGCGATCGCCTGAAGGCTTTGAGCTAACTATGACCACCAATCATCTGAGTCATTTCTTGCTTGTCAATCTTCTTTTAGAAGACATGAAAAAATCCACCTATAGCGATCGCCGTGTCGTGATTTTAGGAACCGTCACCCATAACCCCGACGAATTGGGCGGTAAGATTCCACCACAGCCAGATCTTGGTAATCTTGAAGGATTTGAAAAAGGCTTCAAACCACCAATTTCGATGGCAAATGGCAAGAAATTTGAACCAGTTCGAGCCTATAAAGAGAGCAAGGTTTGCAATATCTTAACCATGAGAGAATTGCACCGTCGTTTCCATGATTCCACAGGCATTACCTTCACCTCTCTATACCCCGGTTGCGTTGCCGATACTCCTCTCTTCCGCAATCACTATCCTCTCTTCCAGAAGTTATTCCCCTTATTCCAAAAGAACATCACTAAGGGTTATGTAACTCAAGAACTATCAGGCGAAAGAGTTGCTGCGGTAGTTACCGATCCTGAATATCGTCAATCAGGGGCTTACTGGAGTTGGGGTAATCGCCAGAAACAAGATGGCAAGTCTTTTGTCCAGACTGTTTCTCCCCAAGCTCGCGATGATGCTAGAGCCGAGAAAATGTGGGACTTAAGCGCTAAGTTGGTAAGACTGGTATAA
- a CDS encoding T3SS (YopN, CesT) and YbjN peptide-binding chaperone 1, with the protein MNFQTEAQKACYQKVADWLPELCDRISYPVAHNPIFSLQVGSATVLVEIRPLYETESIIYIWAYVATEVEVSDDLMLYLLNQNDVFRFGGFSMPEDGDVRFHVTLLGASCQQNEFQLALTEVLESADRYDDLIVKRWGGRRAADSLFDI; encoded by the coding sequence GTGAATTTTCAAACAGAGGCACAAAAAGCCTGTTATCAAAAAGTAGCTGATTGGCTGCCAGAGCTTTGCGATCGCATATCCTATCCCGTCGCCCACAATCCCATCTTTAGCTTACAGGTTGGCTCCGCAACGGTTCTGGTAGAAATTCGACCTTTATATGAAACCGAATCGATTATTTATATTTGGGCATATGTCGCAACGGAAGTGGAAGTGAGTGATGATCTGATGCTCTATTTGCTCAACCAAAATGATGTATTTCGTTTTGGTGGCTTTAGTATGCCAGAGGATGGAGATGTGAGATTTCATGTGACTTTGCTCGGTGCATCTTGTCAACAAAATGAGTTTCAACTGGCGCTGACCGAAGTATTAGAAAGTGCCGATCGCTATGACGATCTGATTGTGAAGCGCTGGGGTGGGAGAAGGGCAGCCGATTCTCTATTTGATATTTGA
- a CDS encoding photosystem II S4 domain protein, producing the protein MLPRDLLNHVENRDTLSRLLDLGDRAVQTWEVVCSDFLSPPEITEALQVFGKMTEIHCLAWGGYEQAERQRLAIARSELPLDPSQVSLTPISISGNFLFDTASHRDFLGALLGTGLERQKVGDINVLGEKGAQAIVVPELVEYLQLHFNQVRTVPVKVNAIAWEELKIRIPVTKELTSTEASLRLDAIASFGFGMSRSKMVDLINSEDVRVNWKTISQPSYQVKTGDLIAIRGKGRVTIGEIMITKKERYRVQMTRSV; encoded by the coding sequence ATGCTACCCCGTGACCTATTAAATCATGTTGAAAATCGCGACACCCTTAGCCGCTTACTAGATTTGGGTGATCGCGCAGTTCAAACATGGGAAGTTGTATGTAGTGATTTCCTATCACCACCCGAAATTACCGAAGCTTTACAAGTATTCGGCAAGATGACCGAAATCCATTGCTTGGCATGGGGTGGCTATGAGCAAGCCGAACGCCAAAGATTAGCGATCGCCCGCAGTGAGTTACCCCTCGATCCATCGCAAGTCAGCCTCACGCCAATCTCAATTTCAGGAAATTTCCTGTTTGATACGGCAAGTCATCGCGATTTTTTGGGAGCTTTGCTCGGTACGGGACTAGAGCGCCAAAAAGTAGGTGATATTAATGTCTTAGGCGAAAAAGGCGCACAGGCGATCGTTGTTCCTGAACTAGTGGAATACTTGCAACTGCATTTCAATCAGGTGCGGACAGTTCCCGTTAAAGTCAATGCGATCGCTTGGGAAGAGTTAAAAATTCGCATTCCTGTAACCAAAGAACTCACTTCCACTGAGGCATCCTTGAGGCTTGATGCGATCGCATCTTTTGGTTTTGGTATGTCTCGCAGCAAAATGGTGGACTTGATTAACAGTGAAGATGTGCGCGTCAACTGGAAAACGATCTCGCAACCTAGCTATCAAGTGAAAACAGGCGATCTGATCGCAATTCGCGGCAAAGGACGAGTTACCATCGGCGAAATTATGATTACCAAGAAAGAGCGTTATCGGGTACAAATGACGCGATCGGTTTAG
- a CDS encoding PRC-barrel domain-containing protein — translation MMQSENLRQRAAVLGLQVFSKRSAIRLGIVTQIWLDVDQRRVTGVTVAERFVPGTPIGIGDTFFMSLDNIDLLGPDAILVDDESVLEDILITERYTTLINNEVVTESGELLGKVRDFKFDPETGDLMFLIVASVGNPIIPASLISTYEIDVNEIIAVGRDRIIVTEGMEDRMTQLSKGLLERLGLGKAPWEDDFEDDYLPPTTTIRDNALSSGARSTYSPPPQQQRPVYRQEQSWDDGDNWAEERIPVNPPQQQRRQARAEIRPEPPARPITPPKPIDNYDDDYDDFEDDYPTTSKPDFRNETQQQIRDAWGETKIPDKSKQRIPEEEFDEI, via the coding sequence ATGATGCAATCGGAAAATCTTCGTCAACGTGCCGCCGTTTTGGGTTTGCAGGTCTTTAGCAAGCGATCAGCCATTCGGCTTGGCATCGTAACGCAAATCTGGCTAGATGTTGATCAGCGTCGCGTTACAGGGGTGACAGTCGCAGAACGCTTTGTCCCCGGCACACCGATTGGTATTGGCGATACATTTTTTATGTCCCTTGACAATATTGATTTGTTGGGACCAGATGCGATTTTGGTTGATGACGAGTCGGTTCTCGAAGATATTTTAATTACTGAGCGTTATACCACTTTAATTAATAACGAAGTGGTAACTGAGTCTGGGGAATTGCTTGGAAAGGTACGCGATTTTAAATTTGATCCCGAAACAGGGGATCTCATGTTCTTGATTGTGGCTTCGGTCGGGAATCCGATTATTCCTGCCAGCTTAATTAGTACTTACGAAATTGATGTGAATGAAATTATCGCCGTTGGGCGCGATCGCATCATCGTGACTGAGGGTATGGAAGATCGGATGACCCAACTGAGCAAAGGCTTATTAGAGCGTCTTGGTTTGGGCAAAGCCCCTTGGGAAGATGATTTCGAGGATGATTATCTGCCACCTACCACCACCATTCGCGATAATGCGCTGTCATCGGGAGCCAGAAGCACCTATTCACCACCACCACAGCAACAACGCCCCGTCTATCGCCAAGAACAATCATGGGATGATGGCGACAATTGGGCGGAGGAGCGCATTCCCGTAAATCCACCACAGCAGCAACGTCGCCAAGCCAGAGCTGAAATCCGTCCTGAGCCACCAGCTCGCCCAATAACACCACCAAAGCCCATCGATAATTACGATGATGATTACGATGATTTTGAGGATGATTACCCCACCACCTCAAAGCCTGATTTTCGTAATGAAACCCAACAGCAGATCCGCGATGCTTGGGGCGAAACCAAAATTCCTGACAAGTCCAAACAACGTATTCCCGAAGAGGAATTTGACGAAATTTAA